TTTAAAAATCGCGTTACACTGTGCGAAGAATTTTGAGTATGAAATAAATGAAAGTTTATCGTTATTTTACAGGTAAGGATGATGTGCAGTTTTGTGCGCGCGTGACCAAAGCATTGAATGAAGGCTATAGTTTGTATGGTTCACCCACCATGACCTTTAATGGCAATGAGGTAA
This DNA window, taken from Acinetobacter sp. WCHA55, encodes the following:
- a CDS encoding DUF1737 domain-containing protein, with translation MKVYRYFTGKDDVQFCARVTKALNEGYSLYGSPTMTFNGNEVIVGQVVVKEVENESEVPQGLKDALAQL